From Trichocoleus desertorum ATA4-8-CV12, one genomic window encodes:
- a CDS encoding helix-turn-helix transcriptional regulator translates to MKIAITIELPELEKRLKTWRDAKGWSLNDLSRQITLEGKRMTSQNIQRIETGETKAVPYETLQTICDALGVDLMPQIAEAIQTQILQGRPR, encoded by the coding sequence ATGAAAATCGCAATTACAATTGAACTGCCAGAGTTAGAGAAGAGATTGAAGACTTGGCGAGATGCTAAGGGTTGGTCGCTCAATGACTTGTCGCGACAGATCACTCTGGAAGGCAAGCGCATGACTAGCCAGAACATTCAACGGATCGAAACGGGTGAAACCAAGGCGGTCCCCTATGAAACCCTCCAAACCATTTGTGATGCTCTTGGAGTTGACCTAATGCCACAAATTGCAGAGGCCATCCAAACTCAGATTCTCCAAGGGCGACCGCGGTAA